A part of Loxodonta africana isolate mLoxAfr1 chromosome 11, mLoxAfr1.hap2, whole genome shotgun sequence genomic DNA contains:
- the C11H19orf47 gene encoding uncharacterized protein C19orf47 homolog isoform X6 codes for MVSVTMATSEWIQFFKEAGIPPGPAVNYAVMFVDNRIQKSMLLDLNKEIMNELGVTVVGDIIAILKHAKVVHRQDMCKAATESVPCSPSPLPVEIRRGPSSAASRMIANSLNRDSPPGTPPRRPDTSTSKISITVSNKMATKSAKAAAALARREEESLTVPAKRRRVTAEMEGKYIINMPKGTTPRTRKILEQQQAAKGLHRTSVFDRLGAETKADTTTGSKPTGVFSRLGATPELDEDLAWDSDNDSSSSVLQYAGVLKKLGRGATKASPQPALTVKAKATSSAATTAAPTLRRLALPPRPGVEKKPESLSKVSIIQRLGKAALVPEAQDSQVTSTKSPTVRRILPGPPEPPASQRPPRRRWRRACRDC; via the exons ATGGTCTCTGTGACTATGG CCACATCTGAGTGGATCCAGTTCTTTAAGGAAGCCGGCATTCCTCCGGGGCCTGCTGTCAATTACGCCGTGATGTTTGTGGATAATAG GATCCAGAAGAGCATGCTGTTGGATCTCAATAAGGAAATCATGAATGAGCTGGGCGTGACTGTGGTGGGAGACATCATCGCCATCCTCAAGCACGCCAAGGTGGTGCACCGCCAG GACATGTGCAAAGCTGCCACTGAATCGGTGCcctgcagccccagccccctcccaGTGGAGATTCGCCGTGGCCCCTCCAGCG CCGCCTCTCGAATGATCGCCAACAGCCTGAATCGCGACTCCCCACCCGGCACTCCCCCCAGGCGGCCAGACACCAGCACCTCCAAGATCTCCATCACAGTGTCCAACAAGATGGCAACAAAGAGCGCCAAAGCCGCTG CAGCCCTGGCCCGCCGGGAGGAGGAGAGCCTGACTGTTCCCGCCAAGCGGCGCCGGGTCACTGCGGAGATGGAGGGGAAATACATCATCAACATGCCCAAAGGCACCACCCCCCGGACCCGCAAGATCCTGGAGCAGCAGCAGGCAGCCAAAG GTCTCCACAGGACGTCCGTGTTTGACCGCCTTGGTGCTGAGACCAAGGCAGACACGACAACAGGGAGTAAG CCCACAGGAGTCTTCAGCCGCCTGGGGGCCACCCCAGAGCTGGACGAGGATCTGGCTTGGGACAGTGACAATGACAGCAGCAGCTCTGTCCTGCAATATGCTGGCGTCCTGAAGAAGCTGGGCCGGGGTGCAACCAAGGCAAGCCCCCAGCCAGCACTGACTGTCAAAGCCAAGGCCACCAGCTCAGCGGCTACAACTGCCGCCCCAACGCTGCGGCGCCTGGCGCTTCCCCCACGCCCTGGGGTGGAGAAGAAGCCCGAGTCCCTGTCCAAAGTCAGCATCATCCAGAGACTGGGCAAGGCCGCCCTTGTGCCCGAGGCGCAGGACAGCCAGGTCACAAGCACCAAGA GCCCGACTGTCCGCCGCATCCTGCCCGGCCCGCCTGAACCTCCGGCCTCCCAGCGGCCCCCTCGTCGTCGGTGGCGTCGAGCCTGTAGAGACTGTTAG
- the C11H19orf47 gene encoding uncharacterized protein C19orf47 homolog isoform X4, whose amino-acid sequence MVSVTMATSEWIQFFKEAGIPPGPAVNYAVMFVDNRIQKSMLLDLNKEIMNELGVTVVGDIIAILKHAKVVHRQDMCKAATESVPCSPSPLPVEIRRGPSSAASRMIANSLNRDSPPGTPPRRPDTSTSKISITVSNKMATKSAKAAAALARREEESLTVPAKRRRVTAEMEGKYIINMPKGTTPRTRKILEQQQAAKGLHRTSVFDRLGAETKADTTTGSKPTGVFSRLGATPELDEDLAWDSDNDSSSSVLQYAGVLKKLGRGATKASPQPALTVKAKATSSAATTAAPTLRRLALPPRPGVEKKPESLSKVSIIQRLGKAALVPEAQDSQVTSTKSKSSAEVKVTIKRTLVGPRGSSSSESLGAQMDHAGTVSVFKRLGRRTF is encoded by the exons ATGGTCTCTGTGACTATGG CCACATCTGAGTGGATCCAGTTCTTTAAGGAAGCCGGCATTCCTCCGGGGCCTGCTGTCAATTACGCCGTGATGTTTGTGGATAATAG GATCCAGAAGAGCATGCTGTTGGATCTCAATAAGGAAATCATGAATGAGCTGGGCGTGACTGTGGTGGGAGACATCATCGCCATCCTCAAGCACGCCAAGGTGGTGCACCGCCAG GACATGTGCAAAGCTGCCACTGAATCGGTGCcctgcagccccagccccctcccaGTGGAGATTCGCCGTGGCCCCTCCAGCG CCGCCTCTCGAATGATCGCCAACAGCCTGAATCGCGACTCCCCACCCGGCACTCCCCCCAGGCGGCCAGACACCAGCACCTCCAAGATCTCCATCACAGTGTCCAACAAGATGGCAACAAAGAGCGCCAAAGCCGCTG CAGCCCTGGCCCGCCGGGAGGAGGAGAGCCTGACTGTTCCCGCCAAGCGGCGCCGGGTCACTGCGGAGATGGAGGGGAAATACATCATCAACATGCCCAAAGGCACCACCCCCCGGACCCGCAAGATCCTGGAGCAGCAGCAGGCAGCCAAAG GTCTCCACAGGACGTCCGTGTTTGACCGCCTTGGTGCTGAGACCAAGGCAGACACGACAACAGGGAGTAAG CCCACAGGAGTCTTCAGCCGCCTGGGGGCCACCCCAGAGCTGGACGAGGATCTGGCTTGGGACAGTGACAATGACAGCAGCAGCTCTGTCCTGCAATATGCTGGCGTCCTGAAGAAGCTGGGCCGGGGTGCAACCAAGGCAAGCCCCCAGCCAGCACTGACTGTCAAAGCCAAGGCCACCAGCTCAGCGGCTACAACTGCCGCCCCAACGCTGCGGCGCCTGGCGCTTCCCCCACGCCCTGGGGTGGAGAAGAAGCCCGAGTCCCTGTCCAAAGTCAGCATCATCCAGAGACTGGGCAAGGCCGCCCTTGTGCCCGAGGCGCAGGACAGCCAGGTCACAAGCACCAAGAGTAAGTCCTCGGCTGAGGTCAAGGTGACCATTAAGAGGACTCTGGTGGGGCCCCGGGGGAGCAGCTCCAGCGAGAGCCTTGGTGCCCAGATGGACCATGCAGGCACCGTGAGCGTGTTCAAAAGACTGGGCCGCAGGACCTTCTAG
- the C11H19orf47 gene encoding uncharacterized protein C19orf47 homolog isoform X5: protein MVSVTMATSEWIQFFKEAGIPPGPAVNYAVMFVDNRIQKSMLLDLNKEIMNELGVTVVGDIIAILKHAKVVHRQAGSSVRVNQMVTWPTTWPFQSRLLTYRPQTSGFPLLSVLKRAFHTGCRTGWLWPLAAPARLGRRACEMDMCKAATESVPCSPSPLPVEIRRGPSSDCWILASILEPCPTGLPFPPCSRLSNDRQQPESRLPTRHSPQAARHQHLQDLHHSVQQDGNKERQSRCSPGPPGGGEPDCSRQAAPGHCGDGGEIHHQHAQRHHPPDPQDPGAAAGSQSAQPRPGPLATSRCWLTAHFPPRSPQDVRV, encoded by the exons ATGGTCTCTGTGACTATGG CCACATCTGAGTGGATCCAGTTCTTTAAGGAAGCCGGCATTCCTCCGGGGCCTGCTGTCAATTACGCCGTGATGTTTGTGGATAATAG GATCCAGAAGAGCATGCTGTTGGATCTCAATAAGGAAATCATGAATGAGCTGGGCGTGACTGTGGTGGGAGACATCATCGCCATCCTCAAGCACGCCAAGGTGGTGCACCGCCAG GCCGGGAGCTCTGTACGTGTGAACCAGATGGTGACTTGGCCAACGACATGGCCCTTCCAGTCCCGGCTCCTTACTTACAGACCTCAGACCAGTGGTTTCCCTTTGCTGAGTGTCTTGAAGCGAGCTTTCCACACAGGCTGCCGCACAGGGTGGCTGTGGCCACTCGCTGCACCTGCCAGGCTGGGACGACGTGCTTGTGAAATG GACATGTGCAAAGCTGCCACTGAATCGGTGCcctgcagccccagccccctcccaGTGGAGATTCGCCGTGGCCCCTCCAGCG ACTGCTGGATCCTGGCCTCCATCCTGGAGCCCTGCCCGACTGGACTCCCCTTTCCTCCCTGCAGCCGCCTCTCGAATGATCGCCAACAGCCTGAATCGCGACTCCCCACCCGGCACTCCCCCCAGGCGGCCAGACACCAGCACCTCCAAGATCTCCATCACAGTGTCCAACAAGATGGCAACAAAGAGCGCCAAAGCCGCTG CAGCCCTGGCCCGCCGGGAGGAGGAGAGCCTGACTGTTCCCGCCAAGCGGCGCCGGGTCACTGCGGAGATGGAGGGGAAATACATCATCAACATGCCCAAAGGCACCACCCCCCGGACCCGCAAGATCCTGGAGCAGCAGCAGGCAGCCAAAG TGCTCAGCCCAGACCTGGCCCCTTGGCCACCAGCCGGTGCTGGCTGACTGCCCACTTCCCTCCCAGGTCTCCACAGGACGTCCGTGTTTGA
- the C11H19orf47 gene encoding uncharacterized protein C19orf47 homolog isoform X1, with amino-acid sequence MVSVTMATSEWIQFFKEAGIPPGPAVNYAVMFVDNRIQKSMLLDLNKEIMNELGVTVVGDIIAILKHAKVVHRQAGSSVRVNQMVTWPTTWPFQSRLLTYRPQTSGFPLLSVLKRAFHTGCRTGWLWPLAAPARLGRRACEMDMCKAATESVPCSPSPLPVEIRRGPSSAASRMIANSLNRDSPPGTPPRRPDTSTSKISITVSNKMATKSAKAAAALARREEESLTVPAKRRRVTAEMEGKYIINMPKGTTPRTRKILEQQQAAKGLHRTSVFDRLGAETKADTTTGSKPTGVFSRLGATPELDEDLAWDSDNDSSSSVLQYAGVLKKLGRGATKASPQPALTVKAKATSSAATTAAPTLRRLALPPRPGVEKKPESLSKVSIIQRLGKAALVPEAQDSQVTSTKSKSSAEVKVTIKRTLVGPRGSSSSESLGAQMDHAGTVSVFKRLGRRTF; translated from the exons ATGGTCTCTGTGACTATGG CCACATCTGAGTGGATCCAGTTCTTTAAGGAAGCCGGCATTCCTCCGGGGCCTGCTGTCAATTACGCCGTGATGTTTGTGGATAATAG GATCCAGAAGAGCATGCTGTTGGATCTCAATAAGGAAATCATGAATGAGCTGGGCGTGACTGTGGTGGGAGACATCATCGCCATCCTCAAGCACGCCAAGGTGGTGCACCGCCAG GCCGGGAGCTCTGTACGTGTGAACCAGATGGTGACTTGGCCAACGACATGGCCCTTCCAGTCCCGGCTCCTTACTTACAGACCTCAGACCAGTGGTTTCCCTTTGCTGAGTGTCTTGAAGCGAGCTTTCCACACAGGCTGCCGCACAGGGTGGCTGTGGCCACTCGCTGCACCTGCCAGGCTGGGACGACGTGCTTGTGAAATG GACATGTGCAAAGCTGCCACTGAATCGGTGCcctgcagccccagccccctcccaGTGGAGATTCGCCGTGGCCCCTCCAGCG CCGCCTCTCGAATGATCGCCAACAGCCTGAATCGCGACTCCCCACCCGGCACTCCCCCCAGGCGGCCAGACACCAGCACCTCCAAGATCTCCATCACAGTGTCCAACAAGATGGCAACAAAGAGCGCCAAAGCCGCTG CAGCCCTGGCCCGCCGGGAGGAGGAGAGCCTGACTGTTCCCGCCAAGCGGCGCCGGGTCACTGCGGAGATGGAGGGGAAATACATCATCAACATGCCCAAAGGCACCACCCCCCGGACCCGCAAGATCCTGGAGCAGCAGCAGGCAGCCAAAG GTCTCCACAGGACGTCCGTGTTTGACCGCCTTGGTGCTGAGACCAAGGCAGACACGACAACAGGGAGTAAG CCCACAGGAGTCTTCAGCCGCCTGGGGGCCACCCCAGAGCTGGACGAGGATCTGGCTTGGGACAGTGACAATGACAGCAGCAGCTCTGTCCTGCAATATGCTGGCGTCCTGAAGAAGCTGGGCCGGGGTGCAACCAAGGCAAGCCCCCAGCCAGCACTGACTGTCAAAGCCAAGGCCACCAGCTCAGCGGCTACAACTGCCGCCCCAACGCTGCGGCGCCTGGCGCTTCCCCCACGCCCTGGGGTGGAGAAGAAGCCCGAGTCCCTGTCCAAAGTCAGCATCATCCAGAGACTGGGCAAGGCCGCCCTTGTGCCCGAGGCGCAGGACAGCCAGGTCACAAGCACCAAGAGTAAGTCCTCGGCTGAGGTCAAGGTGACCATTAAGAGGACTCTGGTGGGGCCCCGGGGGAGCAGCTCCAGCGAGAGCCTTGGTGCCCAGATGGACCATGCAGGCACCGTGAGCGTGTTCAAAAGACTGGGCCGCAGGACCTTCTAG
- the C11H19orf47 gene encoding uncharacterized protein C19orf47 homolog isoform X3 — translation MFVDNRIQKSMLLDLNKEIMNELGVTVVGDIIAILKHAKVVHRQAGSSVRVNQMVTWPTTWPFQSRLLTYRPQTSGFPLLSVLKRAFHTGCRTGWLWPLAAPARLGRRACEMDMCKAATESVPCSPSPLPVEIRRGPSSAASRMIANSLNRDSPPGTPPRRPDTSTSKISITVSNKMATKSAKAAAALARREEESLTVPAKRRRVTAEMEGKYIINMPKGTTPRTRKILEQQQAAKGLHRTSVFDRLGAETKADTTTGSKPTGVFSRLGATPELDEDLAWDSDNDSSSSVLQYAGVLKKLGRGATKASPQPALTVKAKATSSAATTAAPTLRRLALPPRPGVEKKPESLSKVSIIQRLGKAALVPEAQDSQVTSTKSKSSAEVKVTIKRTLVGPRGSSSSESLGAQMDHAGTVSVFKRLGRRTF, via the exons ATGTTTGTGGATAATAG GATCCAGAAGAGCATGCTGTTGGATCTCAATAAGGAAATCATGAATGAGCTGGGCGTGACTGTGGTGGGAGACATCATCGCCATCCTCAAGCACGCCAAGGTGGTGCACCGCCAG GCCGGGAGCTCTGTACGTGTGAACCAGATGGTGACTTGGCCAACGACATGGCCCTTCCAGTCCCGGCTCCTTACTTACAGACCTCAGACCAGTGGTTTCCCTTTGCTGAGTGTCTTGAAGCGAGCTTTCCACACAGGCTGCCGCACAGGGTGGCTGTGGCCACTCGCTGCACCTGCCAGGCTGGGACGACGTGCTTGTGAAATG GACATGTGCAAAGCTGCCACTGAATCGGTGCcctgcagccccagccccctcccaGTGGAGATTCGCCGTGGCCCCTCCAGCG CCGCCTCTCGAATGATCGCCAACAGCCTGAATCGCGACTCCCCACCCGGCACTCCCCCCAGGCGGCCAGACACCAGCACCTCCAAGATCTCCATCACAGTGTCCAACAAGATGGCAACAAAGAGCGCCAAAGCCGCTG CAGCCCTGGCCCGCCGGGAGGAGGAGAGCCTGACTGTTCCCGCCAAGCGGCGCCGGGTCACTGCGGAGATGGAGGGGAAATACATCATCAACATGCCCAAAGGCACCACCCCCCGGACCCGCAAGATCCTGGAGCAGCAGCAGGCAGCCAAAG GTCTCCACAGGACGTCCGTGTTTGACCGCCTTGGTGCTGAGACCAAGGCAGACACGACAACAGGGAGTAAG CCCACAGGAGTCTTCAGCCGCCTGGGGGCCACCCCAGAGCTGGACGAGGATCTGGCTTGGGACAGTGACAATGACAGCAGCAGCTCTGTCCTGCAATATGCTGGCGTCCTGAAGAAGCTGGGCCGGGGTGCAACCAAGGCAAGCCCCCAGCCAGCACTGACTGTCAAAGCCAAGGCCACCAGCTCAGCGGCTACAACTGCCGCCCCAACGCTGCGGCGCCTGGCGCTTCCCCCACGCCCTGGGGTGGAGAAGAAGCCCGAGTCCCTGTCCAAAGTCAGCATCATCCAGAGACTGGGCAAGGCCGCCCTTGTGCCCGAGGCGCAGGACAGCCAGGTCACAAGCACCAAGAGTAAGTCCTCGGCTGAGGTCAAGGTGACCATTAAGAGGACTCTGGTGGGGCCCCGGGGGAGCAGCTCCAGCGAGAGCCTTGGTGCCCAGATGGACCATGCAGGCACCGTGAGCGTGTTCAAAAGACTGGGCCGCAGGACCTTCTAG
- the C11H19orf47 gene encoding uncharacterized protein C19orf47 homolog isoform X2, translating into MVSVTMATSEWIQFFKEAGIPPGPAVNYAVMFVDNRIQKSMLLDLNKEIMNELGVTVVGDIIAILKHAKVVHRQAGSSVRVNQMVTWPTTWPFQSRLLTYRPQTSGFPLLSVLKRAFHTGCRTGWLWPLAAPARLGRRACEMDMCKAATESVPCSPSPLPVEIRRGPSSAASRMIANSLNRDSPPGTPPRRPDTSTSKISITVSNKMATKSAKAAAALARREEESLTVPAKRRRVTAEMEGKYIINMPKGTTPRTRKILEQQQAAKGLHRTSVFDRLGAETKADTTTGSKPTGVFSRLGATPELDEDLAWDSDNDSSSSVLQYAGVLKKLGRGATKASPQPALTVKAKATSSAATTAAPTLRRLALPPRPGVEKKPESLSKVSIIQRLGKAALVPEAQDSQVTSTKSPTVRRILPGPPEPPASQRPPRRRWRRACRDC; encoded by the exons ATGGTCTCTGTGACTATGG CCACATCTGAGTGGATCCAGTTCTTTAAGGAAGCCGGCATTCCTCCGGGGCCTGCTGTCAATTACGCCGTGATGTTTGTGGATAATAG GATCCAGAAGAGCATGCTGTTGGATCTCAATAAGGAAATCATGAATGAGCTGGGCGTGACTGTGGTGGGAGACATCATCGCCATCCTCAAGCACGCCAAGGTGGTGCACCGCCAG GCCGGGAGCTCTGTACGTGTGAACCAGATGGTGACTTGGCCAACGACATGGCCCTTCCAGTCCCGGCTCCTTACTTACAGACCTCAGACCAGTGGTTTCCCTTTGCTGAGTGTCTTGAAGCGAGCTTTCCACACAGGCTGCCGCACAGGGTGGCTGTGGCCACTCGCTGCACCTGCCAGGCTGGGACGACGTGCTTGTGAAATG GACATGTGCAAAGCTGCCACTGAATCGGTGCcctgcagccccagccccctcccaGTGGAGATTCGCCGTGGCCCCTCCAGCG CCGCCTCTCGAATGATCGCCAACAGCCTGAATCGCGACTCCCCACCCGGCACTCCCCCCAGGCGGCCAGACACCAGCACCTCCAAGATCTCCATCACAGTGTCCAACAAGATGGCAACAAAGAGCGCCAAAGCCGCTG CAGCCCTGGCCCGCCGGGAGGAGGAGAGCCTGACTGTTCCCGCCAAGCGGCGCCGGGTCACTGCGGAGATGGAGGGGAAATACATCATCAACATGCCCAAAGGCACCACCCCCCGGACCCGCAAGATCCTGGAGCAGCAGCAGGCAGCCAAAG GTCTCCACAGGACGTCCGTGTTTGACCGCCTTGGTGCTGAGACCAAGGCAGACACGACAACAGGGAGTAAG CCCACAGGAGTCTTCAGCCGCCTGGGGGCCACCCCAGAGCTGGACGAGGATCTGGCTTGGGACAGTGACAATGACAGCAGCAGCTCTGTCCTGCAATATGCTGGCGTCCTGAAGAAGCTGGGCCGGGGTGCAACCAAGGCAAGCCCCCAGCCAGCACTGACTGTCAAAGCCAAGGCCACCAGCTCAGCGGCTACAACTGCCGCCCCAACGCTGCGGCGCCTGGCGCTTCCCCCACGCCCTGGGGTGGAGAAGAAGCCCGAGTCCCTGTCCAAAGTCAGCATCATCCAGAGACTGGGCAAGGCCGCCCTTGTGCCCGAGGCGCAGGACAGCCAGGTCACAAGCACCAAGA GCCCGACTGTCCGCCGCATCCTGCCCGGCCCGCCTGAACCTCCGGCCTCCCAGCGGCCCCCTCGTCGTCGGTGGCGTCGAGCCTGTAGAGACTGTTAG